The following DNA comes from Gimesia sp..
GGAAAACGTAACTGCGTTGAAAGTCCACATCATGCCGCGGGATGAGGAATCCACTGTTGAGAATCGCAGGTCTAACGATGTCACATTTACAGTCGACCTGGCAGTGATTCAACCGGCCATCGCTTCGCTCACCTCGGATCAGATTAAGGAACTGCAGCGGGAACCGCGGAACATCCGGGATTTCCTCGACCGTAGGAAACAGGCCGGGGCCAGCTGGAAACGCAACACGCTGACCACCACTTACAGTTATGACGCACTGAAAAAGACCAGGCTGCTGGTCAGCACAATCCGGTGCGAATACAGGACACTTCAATGAACGAACCAATAGCAGGCTACAAGGTGACGAACTCCATTTTTCAGAGCGATAAGGTTCTGAAGAAGTCGGAGAGAGTCCGCCGCCGCTTCGCTTATTGGGCCGGTGGTCTGGTTCGAAAAATCATCAAGCGGAAGCTCAAAGTAGCCCGCATGAAGTACATCAGTGAATTGACTGATAAAGAGAAAGAAATTCTCGAGATCCGGAAGGAGATCGCAAAACGGAAGGGGCTCCCCAAGCCGAAGCGCCCGAAGAAACCTTCCGATCCTGGTGAGCCACCCCGATTAACTCACAAAGACTCGCCATTGAAGTACCTGGTGTTTTTTGCTGTGACCAAAGACAGCAATACGGTCATTGGTCCAGAACGGGCGAAATCGGGAATTGCGGACGTACTCGAATACGGCGGAGTGTCGAACGGGAAAAACATCGAAGCAAGGCCACTGGCGAGACCGTCTCTCGCTGATGCCGCGCCTCAGCTTGATGATTATTGGAAAGACAAAATAGGAGTTTGATCCATGACTATCGGTTTGGAATGTTGTCTGTACCTTGATCCGGCTGGCGCTGGTCAGGGCACCTGGACTAAATATGAAGACGTGGGCGACGTGCAGGTTCCGCACAGCTGGAATGAATCACAGCGAAAAATCCGGAAGCACAAATACGAACGCACCACCCTCGGACAAGGTGTCCTGGAAACCACGTTCACTCTGACCTATCGGGCGGGCGATCCTGGTTTCGAAATGCTGCGGGATGCCCATCTCAACAAAACCGACATTGGTGTGGCTGTGATGTCGGGCGACATCGCCACCAATGGTAGCGAGGGCTGGCAGTATGACGCGAAAGTCACCAGTTTCCCGGAAACCCAGTCGCTGGAAGAGGACATGTCTTTCGATGTGACTCTGAAGCCATCTTCTGACGCGACCGATGACCCGGCACGCGTTGTGATTTCCGGGGCATAAGTCACTTTATGAAAGATGTCAATCGTTCCCCACTGGGGAATTCACTTGATTTTTAGCGAGGGAAACCAATGAAAATCGGAGAGACAAAAGAGCAGTTTGTGTGGAAGGATGGAAAACGCGTTCCATTCAAGGCGACTGCCATTCAGCCGAAAAAGCCGGAGGAATACAACCCGCCGGATCAGGCTGAGCAAGTGCCACAACCACAGCAAAAACCACAGGAGGCACCAAAGGCAGCGGGCTCGAAATAGCCCGCTGCTGATGTGGCTCGTTACTCATTCACCACAACACACAGGAGAAATTCAGGATGTCAAGTTTTACTGACACAAAGGGAGAAACCTGGACCATTTCCATCAACCTGGGTACAGCGCTGAGGCTCAAACAGGAATTAGAAATCGATCTGCTTTCGGAACTGAAGACACCAGAACAGGGCTTTAAATATGTGGCCAGCCTGGATGACGACCGGTTCAAGCTGGGACAGATCATCTACATTCTGGCCAAACCTGCCAATCCAGGGAAAACGCAGGACGATCTGTTCGAGGCTCTGGACCAGGATACCATCGAGGCTGCCTACCTGGCATTGATGGAAGCGGTGATTGATTTTTTCCCGAAGTCCCTCAGGGAGCAGATGAGGAAGATCCTCGACAAAACCATGGTGATCCAGGAAGAGAACCGGGAGGGACTTCTAAAGCAGTCAGCGGAAATGATCGACAGCCCGGAACTGGAGCAACGCATCAGGGAGCAAATCTTTGGTCAGAAATCTTCCGCATAGCGGGGAAAACCGGAATTGACCCCCGGCCATATTCCCTGCGTGAATTCCTGTGGATGAATGAAGGACACAGCGAGCATAGCGGTTATCAGCTGAGATCAGTGATGGCCGCCATTTACAACATCGCCCCCTGGAAGCCTAAGAACAAATGGTTCAAAGAATCAGATTTCAAAGGCAAGCCGCGTCGACTGCAGCCACCAACGGGGCAAGAAGTGATCGCAGATATGGATAGGGTGTTCGGGGCAGTTTATGGCTAGCGCAGGGGCAATCAGAGCAGGAAAGGCTTTCGTGGAAATCTTCACGAAAGACTCTGCCTTGCGCAAAGGTCTGAAGAATGCCCGGGAGCAGTTGAAGTCGTTCGGGGCTTTCAGTCGGAAAATGGGAATGGGGCTGGCCGTCTCCGGGATGGCCCTGATGGCCCCGGTGGTGGCAGCTATTCCCATCTATGCCAGTTTCGCAGACCAGATGTCTGCGGTCCGCGCTGTTACGAATGCCACTGAGTCAGATTTTGAAGCACTTAACCAGGTTGCCAAAGACCTGGGGAGCTCGACTTCTTTCTCTGCCAGTCAGGTAGCCGAGGGGATGAAATACCTCGGGATGGCGGGCTTTGATACGAAAGAGATCATCGCCGGTATTCCTGAGGTGCTGAACCTGGCGCGGGCCGGTGCGCTTGAACTGGGGATGGCTGCGGACATCGCTTCCGATGTCGGTAGTGCGTTTGACATCGCCGCCGGTGATATTGGCCGCGTAGCCGATGTGATCGCGAAGACCGCCACTAGTGCGAACACCAACGTAGAAATGATGGGGGAGACGTTTAAGTATGTCGCCCCTGTTGCCAATGCTGCCGGTCAGAGCATTGAAGAGACTTCCGCTGCTATCGGACTTCTGGGCAATAATGCGATCAAGGCCAGCACCGCTGGAACGGACCTGAAAAACATCCTGTCCAAAATGGCATCAGACAAAGATGCCTTTAAGAAATTGGGTGTCGATACCGCGGACGCCGCCGGGAATATGCGTCCGCTGATGGACGTAATGCAGGATCTGGGGAGAGCCACCCAGAACATGAGTCAGGATAAACGCCTGGCGTTGTACATGGACATGTTCGGGGAACGGAGTGCGAAATCAGCCCTGGTCCTCTCCAAGCTGAATATCGGCGTGGAAGAGATGCGCGGCAAGATGCAGAATGCCGCCGGTGCTGCTGCTGCCATGGCAAAGATCATGGATGACAATCTGGGCGGTTCCTGGCGAATGTTCATGTCTGCGGTGGAGGGGGCCGCCATCGCCATCGTCGAAGACATGGAGACACCACTCAGGGATATCCTTTCTGTCCTTTCCAAGCTGACATCCGGGGCAACAAAGTGGATCGCCGCGAATAAAGGAATTGTCGGAACGGTTGCCCTGGTGGCTTCCGGTCTGATCACCGCCGGTGGTGCGTTTCTGGCTGTAGGGTTGTCTGCCACCCTCGCCAGCCTCGCCATCGGTGGATTTACAACCATGCTCAGTGCAGCAGGTACGGTGTTAGGTATCCTGACCTCTCCCTTTGTACTTATCACCGCTGCTGTGCTGGGCGGGGCTGCCGCTCTGCTCTATTACTCTGGCATCGGTGGGAAAATGGTTTCCTACCTGAAGGAGCAGTTCAGCGGGCTGGGCGACATCGCCGGTGAAGTCTTTACAGGCATTAAGGATGCCATGTTGTCCGGAGACTTTGAACGCGCTGGGAACATTCTCTGGAAAACGCTGGAGCTGGTCTATCTGACTGGCATGAACGCAATTAACTCAAAGGTCAGCGACTGGAAAACC
Coding sequences within:
- a CDS encoding phage tail tape measure protein; protein product: MEIFTKDSALRKGLKNAREQLKSFGAFSRKMGMGLAVSGMALMAPVVAAIPIYASFADQMSAVRAVTNATESDFEALNQVAKDLGSSTSFSASQVAEGMKYLGMAGFDTKEIIAGIPEVLNLARAGALELGMAADIASDVGSAFDIAAGDIGRVADVIAKTATSANTNVEMMGETFKYVAPVANAAGQSIEETSAAIGLLGNNAIKASTAGTDLKNILSKMASDKDAFKKLGVDTADAAGNMRPLMDVMQDLGRATQNMSQDKRLALYMDMFGERSAKSALVLSKLNIGVEEMRGKMQNAAGAAAAMAKIMDDNLGGSWRMFMSAVEGAAIAIVEDMETPLRDILSVLSKLTSGATKWIAANKGIVGTVALVASGLITAGGAFLAVGLSATLASLAIGGFTTMLSAAGTVLGILTSPFVLITAAVLGGAAALLYYSGIGGKMVSYLKEQFSGLGDIAGEVFTGIKDAMLSGDFERAGNILWKTLELVYLTGMNAINSKVSDWKTYFLNLWYGTIDQASSYFTDAWAGLQTTWTGMTQFFGDAWDTVMNRIQKIWSQVGGRIIDGIDGIMDYVKLIHPSLKSILPESGQFRFEAKQATGVGMSSEEIDQATSNSIANRAQAARDRRSQIEQSRQGTRGSISDLSQQRQSERERKLEQSQKKAADAMAQTQAELRQLLQQTNQQAAQERETRQEKAATAAAAASAALAPGGAVAKAGQSVSGSGNLKTKEGLETLAKLINMSGEDSVQNDQLATLKRIHSAIQNGPQVKVVRSG